One Aegilops tauschii subsp. strangulata cultivar AL8/78 chromosome 2, Aet v6.0, whole genome shotgun sequence genomic window, AATCTAATGATACATAAGCAAACAACAGAAAACAAATTATCACAAGCATTCTGTACAACAAGTTCATCATCAGCAAACTAAGTTCAACAGAAAGCAATCTAACATAATCAAAGTTAGTCATTACAAGCGATTTTGCAtgacaagcaaactaagttcatcaAAAGCAAATGATCACAAGGAAACTAACAATACATAAGCAAACAACATAAAGAAAACTTGATGTAATTCTAAAACAACGCTAGCATTGTTGGCTCTTGGACGGCACCATCTACTTCTTCACCATTTAGCGTCTCCCCATCCCCAGCTGCTCCTGGCGCGCTTCTTGGGGGGCTCCTCCTTCTCCAGCTTTGCACGGCGAAGCCCATCCTGGGTGAGGGTGATGCGGTTCCATATCTCGTACGCTGCGTAGGCGTCCTTTGCCGCGTACTCGATATGCCTCATGGACAGAGGCAAGGTGGCCCAGCACATGTGTTCATCGTCGgtgatcttcttcttcatgttgttGTAGTAGTCATTGATGAGCATGCCGGAGACGTCTCCAAGGGAGTCCAACTCCTTGGTTGCCTCGGGCACCCTCCACTCCTTCTGGATGTCGACGAAGTTGGCGACCTCCAGATTGACGCGCTCTAGCCTGGTTTTGTCGCCGTCGATGGAGAGGCCAGCAAAGGTGTACCTGGGGTCGGCGAGGAAGTTGTCGAAGACGGTGCACCTTTCGGTGGCGCTCAGTTGGAAGAGCAGCACCAGCTGAGTCTTGCCGACGGAGAGTTGGACGAGGGCGGGCTTCTGTGTCGCTTCAGGCTCGTTGTTGTACTCGAGATCAATCCCGATGATCTTGTGGCGCTGGAGCCTGAGGTGGCGCTCGTACTGCACGAGGGAGATCGCCATCTGCTTCTTGTCGTTGGTGTGGATGACGTGCAACTTTGTGTTGCCGTGGGGCCTCCACGTACTTGTACTCGTCAGAGAACACCACTGCCTGTAGTAGGGCTTGGTGTTTTCTGTGGAGATCGATGTGATGGAGCGATTTGGTGGCAGCGCAATGGATACTTGTGTTGTTGTGGATGAGAAGGCCTTTGGCAGGGGTCTGAATTTaaggggagggcgcggggtgggATGGCCGCATCGGATGAACTGCACGATCTCGCTGACGATGCGGTTGTGCAGATCATGGGTTGGTGTTGCGTTTGTGATCGTGGGTTTGTGGCGATGGAACCGCTCGGTTGGGTGGTTGTATGCGAACGTGGTTTTTTTAAcgtggttttattttatttctgaTCAGTAAAAAAAATTTAACCACCACTTTCTGTGCGAACGGGCATTTGTCACGTTTATATGTATTCTACGTGTTCACGGAACTGCATTGGTCATCGTGCTGCACTGCATCGTCTATCAAAGAGAACTGCATTTTGTCTATAGGTGCGTACTACACCGTTTTTTGCGTGTCCTTGCTGCAGCCCCTGAAAAAAGTACAATGTATTCCGCAATTTTACGAGTTTTTCGCTGTGGACTAGACCGTGTATTTATTCATGCAGGTAATCCGGAACTGAATTGCTATACCGTACTGCATCATCTAACCAAATGCACTGCATCTTTCTAGAGCTGCGTACTGCATCTGTTTTTGCGTGTACTTGCTGCAGTCCCTGGCACGGGAGGGGTAGGGGGGTTGGGGGGGCCTTTTTTTGATGTGGCACTTATTTGAAGGTAGACTTTTTTCGGATGTGTTTTCTTAACACGCGCGttgtttttgaattttattttttttacgaactgcatgtattttatttttgttttaccATCTGAACTTCATTGTTCTTCATAGAGAACTGCATCATGTGCGTTTCGATGTAGTCTGTCTTATTTAGCCGGGCCTTTTTTGGGCCGGCCCGTTTTATGTGACCCTTTGCCACGCGGGCCTCCTACGTGTCCCTCCTAGGTGATCCCAACCGCTCtgctgacagggagagagaccgaGAAGAATCCCCTCTCCTCTCTTGCAGTTTCTCCCGAGGCATCTCTCCCTCGAGCAAAACCGCCATCGCCCGAGGAACCGCCGCCCTCAAGAGGTCCTTATTCCTACATTCTGCGTTGTCGTCCGCTCCGCGAGCCCTTGCCGGTGCGCTCCCGCAGGCCTTTCCCGTCCGTTCCCGTCGCCGCACCCCCCCTGCTGTCGTCGTTCATCCCCTTTCTATGGTACATTCCCCTTGGCCTCGGTCTTGATCGTCCCCTCGTCTAGTTTTGTGATTCTCGTAGTTGttgttgctgtttttgcttgtgtAATTTTTCCGTAGGGAGGCGACTTTATCTCGATTTGAAGTCGATACTCGTGTGCTCTCTGTAGCAGAGCAAGGTGGATCTAGGGTTTCGCCAGATTTCGCCGATTTTGTTGCTTATACCTGTCACTTCGTCCTTGTGCTGCAGGCAAACGCCATGTCTTCGCCGATCAGAATGGGAGGAGGAGTTCAGGGTATGTGGAGTGCTTATTTTTTGGCTTTGTTTATTTTGTTTGGTCTTTATCTAGTTTCCTAATTCATGCTACATATTTGTTTATGCTCTGTTAGTTGTCAGCGTTCGTTTTGCATTATTTTGTCATGTGATGTTTTGTAATTTCTGTTTCTGGTTTTTTTATCCAGTAGGTGATTGTAGTGCTCATAATGATACACCAATTGGCTCTCGTTGTCCTCGTGGTAAGGATCATGGTGGTGAGGGAGGACATCAAGTGAATTCGCCGATTGAATCTTCTCCCATAAGTGTGGCCCCTCCTTCTGGTATGTGAATGCTTTGTTTATTTTGTGTATGCTGCTTACTTGATGTTGTACAAATTGGCGTTGCCTTGCTGTATCTAGTCCGGCATTTTGTTGGGAACAAACGTGAAGTTAGTGTATGTAGCACTGCATTATTTGTATATGTGAACTCCACTATATGTATGTGTGAATTGCATTGGTGTTTTATTCAAGTTTTTTGTACAATGCATTAATTTTTATTTTAGCTTATGATTGGAGCACTGCATTTATATGTCTAAGTGTACTGCATTTGTTCTTTTGTGCACTTTTTAATGACCATAGTTAAACTTCATTTTGACGCAGTGTCTGTTTTCCATGCTGGGGCGCCTGGGTTTGAGGAGGTTACTCAATTGATTGACCATTATTTTGTAGAGGGTGATGTTGGTGTGAGCTTTGACGAGAGACGTCCCGTCTTGTCTGAAACACAATCACAGTCTGTTGATGGTACAGAGGAAGTTACATAGGACTGGATTGTCTCGGATCAGCTTCGTGCATATGAATTGAAGCAAAGCAAGAAGATGTTGaggtttgaatgtgactcaaaagagtttgcggagaaggagaagcagaggagAGCTGCAGATGGTGCCAAGGGTGCCAACTTTGCCAAGGTGAAGCAGCCTGCCTTGCAGAAGAAGAGGCTGGGTACTGGTGCTGAGGAAGGTGGTACTCCTCGGAGGAGTCCACGTGTTGCTGGCATGAACAAGAATCTTGGCAAGAGAACTGCTGAAGCTGGTGGAAAGGATCCTCAGCTCAAGCGACTGAATGTCACTGAAGGTCCCAACCCTGACGATGACGACTTTGTGCTTGCTGATTTTGTGAGGGATGTTCATACTGGTAGACGCAAAGACTGTGGTTCATCTAAGAGTCTACCAAAGCGTGCCCGTGATGATgtcgatgaagatgttggtgcTGACTCTGGTGAGGAGGCGGATGTTGTTCCAAAGGTTTGTTGAAGTGGACTGCATTTGTTTCCTTCATTGTTATTCTATCTGTGTTTTCTCTATCTCTTTTTTATGGCTAATCTTCTAATGTGGATTGCATTTCCCTCTACACAGAGGAAGAAGTCTAGTAAGAGCAATGCAACTGAAGATGATGCCGAGGGAGATGATTCTTGATTTAACAAGACCGTATGTTTGTTGCTTCCCACTGTTTGCAAGGCTGCTGCTCTATTGAAAGAGGCACACTATAGTCGTGTTCGGGATGCTGGATTCGGTGTTGTCTTTGAACTGACAGTAAAGAAAAATGTATCGCGCATTCTTATGTGCTATCTGATGGGAGTGATTGACCCTGCCACCATGATAATGGACTTTGGGAATGGCAGGGTTCTTCGAATCAATCGTGATGCAGTTCATCACATTTTTTATTTACCTATGGGACGTCACACTGCACCCACGCCTACTGCCAGCGGCCATGATGACTCGTTGACTGCCCTCAAGGATGAGCTTGGCTTTGACCGTTCATCAAGTATAGGTGTCAAGGACTTGCTTGAGAAGTTGAAGGTGTTGGTGGAGGAAGATGATCATGTGACTGTTGATCTTGCTATGAAGGTGTTCTTCCTGATACTTTACCAGAATTTGGTGTGCTCCGGGCCTGCAGTTCGTTTGGGTAGAGTTGCTGCAATGGTAGAGAACATGGATTATGCGGCTATGGCGCAGATGGACTTTTGCCAGCTTGTTGTTGATGAGTTGCAGGCAGCAGTGGTGAGGTGGCAAACAGAAGGCAGCAAGCAGAATTGTGCAGAGGGTTGTGCCATTGTCCCCCTGATTATGTATCTTGATTGCTTGAAGCTTCGCAAATTTTTAGTTATGCACACGTTGACGCCACGTGCGTCATACCTGACGACCAAGAACCTGATGAAGTTACACAATGAGGATGTGCTTGTCAAGGGAAAGATTTACTTGGAAACTTACAAATTTGGGAAGTTGCCAGTTAGTGCATTTGAGTTTTTAATATTAGATTTTTTTAAAGGTGCAgacattataaatctgaactttCTAGTACTCACATGTGTACTACTCTTCGCTTCTTGTCTTTTTTGCAGTGGAAGGCGTCAGGTGATATTGTGTACAACCGTCCTACTGCAGTTGTATGTGGCAGCTCTGATGCGGGGCCTAGCACTCCTACTAGGTTTTATGAGCCTATATGTAGCCAGCTTCTTACCTGTGATGATGAGGTGCCGCATACTCGTGGTTTCACGGCTCGTCATATGTTTGATAATAGAAGCTCTTTTAAACAGACATTTGTTGGCGGCAAAAAACACAAGGAGATTGATGAGCTTCTTCTGAAGGTTTTGAAGTTGACTGAAGATTTGCCAACCTCTGGTGACAGGTTGAGAACAGTTGCTAGTTTTTTCCCTGTTGGCCATGGCCCACGAGATGAAGACATTGTTGCTGCTCACAATTTTGATTGCGGCGTGATTGAAAGCTTGAAGATTGCAGTGACGAATATTCGGTCTTCGTATGCTCAGTTGAGACATTCACAGGAGGAAAAATGCGGTCGGTATGAGAAGGATGCTGAGCATATTTTGGATGAAATGAACCGTGAGGACGCTGGCGTCGGCGCTGGTAATGTATGTTCTAGGTTTATTGTGCCTTTGAACCTCTTTTGTGTATTATGTGCACTGCTACTCACTATTTTTGTTTTTTGTGATAGGCTGGAGTGGAATCTTCTGGTGTCCATGTATCTAGGGACGATGGAATTGGTCAGGTACAAGTACTTCTGCCATGTCTATTCTGCCATACGTCCCTCTTCTTGAACTTGCATTGTTTGCTTTccattttattttttatttttgtgtACATGATGATTGTAAAGTGTGTACTACTTGTGCATAGTtgaagttttttttcttttctggtCGTTACCATCTTATATTCGTTTTTGGTTTGTTCTATGCCCGTAGACTGGAGTTGCTGCTTGTGATGTGCACAAAGAGTCCTACGATGGCTCTGGGAAGgatgaggtcttggctgatgcatcGTCCCCTCCAGATGTTGTAGCTGATAAGGTATAGTTGAATTACTTTTTTTGTTAGTGGGTTGTAATCtaattttttgttgttgttataaacTTGATGTACGCTATTATGTTCACTCATATGAATTTCATTTACATATGTGAGCTGCAATAGTTTTACATGTGTGAGCTTCAGTCTTTGACAGAAGTGAACTGCAGTTCTTTTCGCATGCATGGTTCATAGTCTTTTACATACGTAAGCTTCAGTATTTAACATAACTGAACTGCAGCATTTGACAAAGTGAACTGCAGTTCTTTTTTACATATATGTGGGTTGCAGTTTTAGTTGTTTTGACACATGTGGGTTGCAGTTGTTTTGCATACGTGGACTGCAGTTGTTCAGCGTATGTTGTTAGCAGTCTTTGACATAAGTGTCATGTGTGTTGTTGTGTTAATTATCCCCATGCTCATTTGTGTTATTGTGTCTTTTTTAAACTTTTCACAGCCTGGAGAAGAAAACGTAGAAGTTCATGTTGATCTGAACCAGGGGGTTGTGCTGTTGATGGTGGTGGCAGTGTTGATGCTTCTGCATCGGTTGCCGTCGACGGTGCAGATCCTTCTGTAGCTCAGGAATCCCATGATGCTGTTTCCCCTAGTCGGCATGAAGATTCTGATCTTGGCATTGAAAAGCCGCTGGAGAATGTCGTTCCTGCTGTTAGTGTTGCTGCTTCCCCTGTTTGTCTGGCGGCCAACGATGTTCCTGAAGTATCCAGAGTGGAGCCTCATGTAGCTGAAGTATCTAAGGACGTTGCTCTTGACCAGACTGTTGTAAATCCAGAGAATGCTGATGTTGCTTCAGAAAGGCAGTCCAGTGAGGTTGTGGTGGATTCATCGCAACCTAGCCAAGAAAATGTGTTGGTCATCTCTAAAGAACAACAGCATGAAGACTCTGACACTGAAGGCAAGAGTTTTGTTTCGAACAGTGCAGCTGAAGTTTTTCTCATTCATTTTGTTTAATTACTATGGGTAGCTGTATTAGATGTTTAATGATAAGTGAAACTTGATCTTTTGTTGATGATTTTCAAAATAGCTAGCAGAATTTCCTTATCTTAATATTTGAACTTCATTCTTTTGGATAAGTGAACTTCATCTTTTTATTACAGATGACGAAGTTCCTGTTGTGACACCGTCGAGCATTGATCCAGCTCTTCTGAAAAGATACAATGAGTTGTACGCTGCTGCTACGAGGGCTCGGAAGGGCAAGAAGAAGAAGTATGGCTTTTTAGAAATTGTTTTGTTCATATGTATTTTCTAATTTCAGTATTTTACCCTTTTTcgttgttgttatttttttagtatCTTATGTTTCAGTTTTTCATAAAAAACCCAGGGACATGATTGCTTTTAAAACTGAGATGACTGATATTACCATTGTCGAAGTTGGTCAATCCTTTTGGGATAAAGGGATGCTCACTACAGGCCTTGTAGATCTTGGGGTTTCTTTGCTGGTAGATAAGTTTAAGGGATCTCCAACGATGGTTGTCCCGTACCATATTTGTGTAAGAATGCAGaaatttttgttttattttttgatttttttctgaTTTCGTGCGACGACCTATTTGCTTCAGCACTATTTCATTTTTGGTTTTGTTTTGGCAGACAAGTATTTGGAATGGTGGTACTGTAGGCAGGAGTGTTAAAATGATGTTCTCTTCAAAAGCCGAGGAGCGTGTTGATAAAAAGGATATGGTGAGTAACGATTTTATGTGTCGATAtattttgtgtgtttgtttttatagtgttctgtttcttcttcttataataattttatttatttttcgtgCTTCGAACATGTCATGTTTGCAACTTTTCATCCGCCAGAGACGAGGGATGGCGTTGGTCATTATTGTCTATTTGCGTTAAATGTGAAAGAAAGGCGGTTCGAATTTCTTGGCTCGCTCAATAAACCTGGCAGCCCTAATGCGGTCAGGGTTTTTATGAGGATGGTTAAAAATATCAAGCGTGCATGGAAAGAAGGTAGCTCAAGTTCTGATGAGCCGCTAAATCCTCCTACACTTGATGGATTTGTGTTGAAACATGTCATTATCCCAATGCAGCCAAATGGGTGTGTTCCGTACAACCCCTCTGCACCATACTGCTCaagttttttttttcatttttgtgAAACTGATGTTTTTTATTCATTTATTGCAGGCATGATTGTGGATTCTATATGTTTCAATTCTTGCAGACTTGGGATGGTGCTCAAGTTGCTCAGTTTGGGGTGGAGCACATTGGCTACATCAGAAAGTCCATGCTCTATAGTTGGCTCACACCGAGAAAGTGTTGCCTCGATTTAACATCACTTCTAATTTTTGCAGATAAAGGTTGTTTTAGTGAACTTCTTTATCTCCCTTATTTATCTGTTGTCTACTGCTTGCTTCCGCTTCTTAAGGCCTTTTTTTTACTAGTGTGTTTAGTTAAATCCGTGATTTAGAATGGATGTCTATATTTTTGTTGTGTTAGTGAGCTGCATTTGTTGTAGGCAAGTTAACTGCATTTATTTTGGGGCAAG contains:
- the LOC141040950 gene encoding uncharacterized protein, which gives rise to MAISLVQYERHLRLQRHKIIGIDLEYNNEPEATQKPALVQLSVGKTQLVLLFQLSATERCTVFDNFLADPRYTFAGLSIDGDKTRLERVNLEVANFVDIQKEWRVPEATKELDSLGDVSGMLINDYYNNMKKKITDDEHMCWATLPLSMRHIEYAAKDAYAAYEIWNRITLTQDGLRRAKLEKEEPPKKRARSSWGWGDAKW